Part of the Halalkalibacter krulwichiae genome is shown below.
GTCTAACTGCTTTTGAACGTACAATCTTTGCGTAATGAGAAGCATTAGAAGTAGTTGGGCAAGAATCTGTTAACTTAGCTAAATACTGTACGCCACCCATTTCATCAACTTGTCCGAACTGATTAAACTCATTGACAACGGTCATTAGATCAATCGGTTTGTTTTGCTCGTCTAAGTATTTAATAACTCGAAAAAGTTGCTGGTGCTGTTTACTCGAAAAATCACGTTCTTCTAAAAAAATAATTTCATCTAGTACATTTGAATCTAAGAGCACAGCACCAAGAACAGACTGTTCAGCGCTAATATCATTTGCCGTAATCAAATTCATCAGGATCACCACCGTTTGCTATCCATTTATTTAAAGCAATTTCGTAATCACGCGGGTCAGATTGCTTTTGTGATATAGGCTTTAATTTTTCATTTACATAATTCTCAAAGTTCTTTTGCGCAAATAATGTAGCAGGTCTTAAGTATTCGCTCATTTTCGGATTATCTATCCACTGTTCACATTTGATATCTATTACACGAATGAAATCCTCAAATGTTCTTCCTTCTGAAACACGTCCATTAATTAATTTCTGATTTGCTGCTGATTTATGGCTATAGTTCTTCCCTGTCTTTTGATTAAGATAGGATATAACCTCGACATAAATATTATTTCTTTTACTTTCTTTTCTTTTCTTTTGTGGGGTTTTTGCAGACACTTCGTCGACATTTACTAAGTTATTGTCAGCATTATCTTCGTTATTGTTATCAGATACTTCTTCCATCAAATTGTATTCTGGTTTGACATGAACGCTCTTTCGTCTATTGGCAGCAAGCAAATACCTCTTCTGGAACCCTTTTGAAGTGAGGACCCCACACTGCTCATATTTTGATTGATGAAAGAACCCCACTTCAAACACTCATCCACTACTTCATTTACAAATTCAACAGACTCTTTCACCTTCATCGAGAAGATATATTGCTCTTTTTCTGACCAGGAATAAAAATAACCATTCTTATAAATCTCCATCATCAAACGAATGATCACGCCAAAGCCTTGCATTCCGAACTTAGCAACAACAACAATTATCTTTTCATCTTGGTCAATGTCTGTATCAAGCGGGAAGTATTCGAGTCCTTCTTTAGTAGGTCTTGCCATTTGTCCTCACCCGTCCATTATCGTTTTGAGAGCTCTTCTTTAATAAAATCAACTAGACCTTTTGAAAAACCTTTTCTATCTGCTACCGGACTGCCAACGTACTTTTCATCTATCCAGAGGGCTAGCTTGGCATCTACTTCTGTTGTGATTTTGTGCCACTTATCATCTGAAAGAGACTCTTTTTCTTCAATTTCGATGCAATATTCATAAGGAACAATCTCTCCCATAAAGCAACCTTCTAGTATTTGAAATGATGGTCTAGGATCCAACACAGACTTTCTTAATGGGCGAGCTTCAAAAATTTCACCCTTTGCTTTCC
Proteins encoded:
- a CDS encoding DUF4373 domain-containing protein; its protein translation is MARPTKEGLEYFPLDTDIDQDEKIIVVVAKFGMQGFGVIIRLMMEIYKNGYFYSWSEKEQYIFSMKVKESVEFVNEVVDECLKWGSFINQNMSSVGSSLQKGSRRGICLLPIDERAFMSNQNTI
- a CDS encoding conserved phage C-terminal domain-containing protein, which translates into the protein MEEVSDNNNEDNADNNLVNVDEVSAKTPQKKRKESKRNNIYVEVISYLNQKTGKNYSHKSAANQKLINGRVSEGRTFEDFIRVIDIKCEQWIDNPKMSEYLRPATLFAQKNFENYVNEKLKPISQKQSDPRDYEIALNKWIANGGDPDEFDYGK